A window of the Thermodesulfobacteriota bacterium genome harbors these coding sequences:
- a CDS encoding MBL fold metallo-hydrolase — protein sequence MYIKCWGSRGSIPVSGKEYLKYGGDTTCLEIRTKSNDIIIVDAGTGIRRLGNLLTDEKQNKYHFLFTHAHWDHVMGFPYFKPLYSKHAEFRMYRCPFHDEFVEKIISKVMAPPNFPVKYSDIRAELSYEKARPVEFEIGSVKVVPIAISHPNGGSGYKFIEGGKSFVFLTDNELGFIHPGGLPYKDYVNFSSGADLLIHDAEYTPKEYKTYIDWGHSVYTDVLNLAFESGVKKVGLFHLNQERTDREMDKIVKTCGKIIADKSKKLECFAVGCDMTFEL from the coding sequence ATGTACATTAAATGCTGGGGTTCAAGAGGTTCTATTCCTGTTTCAGGAAAAGAATACCTTAAATATGGTGGTGATACGACCTGTCTGGAAATCCGAACAAAGAGCAATGACATCATTATCGTTGATGCCGGTACAGGAATCCGACGACTTGGCAACCTGTTGACTGATGAAAAACAAAATAAGTATCATTTCCTTTTTACTCACGCTCATTGGGACCATGTGATGGGGTTTCCCTATTTCAAACCCCTCTATTCCAAACATGCCGAATTCAGGATGTATCGATGCCCTTTTCACGATGAATTCGTGGAAAAAATCATCTCTAAGGTCATGGCTCCTCCCAACTTTCCTGTTAAATATTCCGATATAAGAGCTGAATTATCTTATGAAAAAGCCCGTCCAGTGGAGTTTGAAATCGGCAGCGTTAAAGTCGTTCCCATAGCGATTAGTCATCCCAATGGCGGCAGCGGATACAAATTCATTGAAGGCGGAAAGTCCTTTGTGTTCTTAACGGATAACGAACTCGGTTTTATCCATCCTGGTGGGCTTCCCTACAAAGACTATGTCAATTTTTCTTCAGGCGCAGACCTTCTTATTCACGATGCAGAGTACACACCCAAAGAGTACAAAACGTATATTGACTGGGGGCATTCCGTATACACTGATGTTCTCAATCTGGCCTTTGAATCCGGGGTTAAAAAAGTGGGCCTTTTCCATCTAAACCAGGAAAGAACCGACCGGGAAATGGATAAAATCGTCAAAACCTGCGGAAAAATAATAGCCGACAAAAGCAAAAAATTGGAATGTTTTGCCGTAGGATGTGATATGACGTTTGAGTTGTAA